A portion of the Betta splendens chromosome 2, fBetSpl5.4, whole genome shotgun sequence genome contains these proteins:
- the LOC114869651 gene encoding NLR family CARD domain-containing protein 3-like has product MQKKFALTSEGNGDEKSSLNSVYTSLHVTAHEREGPDEEHSLRMMERKLRRRSSCESSVRLSDILKPSPDTRVRMSLTKGVAGIGKSFAVHKFILDWAEERTNQELEFIFCLTFRELNLSGGETSLHLLLTEFHPVLSDLKDPLSYVQSEMLVVLDGLDESRLQLDFNSSKVVRSVEAVAPMGDLLVNLIQGNLLPHAHLWITSRPAASAQIPAKFIDAVTEIRGFSDAQKEEYFKRRFRHDSCLAERIISQVQSSPSLSIMCQIPVFCWISTMLFEEVFTGADRDTIPQTLTEMMAHFLLTQTKHRSRKYDAHAEENNQTLLERHREFLLKLGKLAFVHLQENKLIFYEGDLEECGLDVKEVSVYSGFYNVVLRGENLFSQRKVFFFVHLTIQEFFAALYVYECLMEQNTPELCSFLGLMDPHCGLPVLDLLKKIVAKVMEKKNGHLDFFLRFLLGLMIKQNRRVLQGLLTSPDPIEDTDKKTLTYLKSIRRKTVSPDGCISLFQAMVEMRDHKVKDEIQEYLTLTDRSNTDLPLLHCSALAYMLQVSKDHLEVLDLKSYNT; this is encoded by the coding sequence ATGCAAAAGAAATTTGCTTTGACATCTGAAGGCAATGGTGATGAGAAAAGCTCCCTGAACAGCGTCTACACGTCTCTGCACGTCACAGCTCATGAACGCGAGGGGCCAGACGAGGAGCATTCACTCAGAATGATGGAACGTAAATTAAGAAGGCGATCATCGTGTGAAAGCTCAGTCAGACTCAGTGACATCCTCAAACCGTCTCCAGACACACGGGTCAGAATGTCTCTGACCAAGGGCGTCGCAGGCATCGGGAAGTCCTTCGCTGTGCACAAATTCATCCTGGACTGGGCCGAGGAGCGGACGAACCAGGAGCTGGAGTTCATTTTCTGTCTGACTTTCCGAGAGCTGAATctgagtggaggagagacgAGCCTGCACCTGCTCCTGACTGAGTTCCACCCAGTGCTGAGCGACCTGAAGGATCCACTGAGTTATGTCCAAAGTGAGATGCTGGTGGTtctggacggtctggatgaaagcagacttcAGCTGGACTTTAACTCCTCGAAGGTGGTGAGATCTGTGGAGGCAGTGGCTCCAATGGGCGACCTGCTGGTCAACCTGATCCAGGGAAACCTTCTGCCCCACGCACACCTGTGGATCACATCCCGTCCAGCAGCATCCGCTCAGATTCCAGCCAAGTTCATCGATGCGGTGACAGAGATCAGAGGGTTCAGCGACGCTCAGAAGGAGGAATACTTCAAAAGACGCTTCCGGCACGACTCCTGCCTTGCTGAAAGGATCATTTCACAGGTTCAGTCGTCACCGAGTCTGAGCATCATGTGCCAGATCCCCGTCTTCTGCTGGATTTCCACCATGTTGTTTGAGGAGGTcttcacaggagccgacagagACACGATCCCTCAGACTCTGACAGAGATGATGGCTCATTTCCTGTTGACTCAGAccaaacacagaagcagaaaataCGATGCCCACGCAGAGGAAAACAACCAGACGCTTCTGGAGAGACACCGAGAATTTCTCCTGAAACTCGGCAAACTTGCGTTTGTTCATCTGCAGGAGAACAAGCTGATATTCTACGAGGGCGACCTGGAGGAATGTGGCCTCGATGTGAAGGAAGTCTCTGTCTACTCTGGCTTCTATAACGTAGTTCTAAGGGGGGAAAACCTGTTTTCCCAGAGGaaggttttcttctttgtgcaTCTGACCATTCAAGAGTTCTTTGCTGCTCTCTACGTCTATGAGTGTCTTATGGAGCAGAACACCCCAgagctctgcagcttcctgggTCTGATGGACCCACACTGTGGTCTACCTGTACTTGATCTTCTCAAGAAGATCGTTGCCAAGGTGATGGAGAAGAAGAACGGACACCTGGACTTCTTCCTGCGCTTCCTGCTTGGTCTCATGATTAAACAGAACCGTAGAGTTCTTCAGGGTCTGTTGACATCACCAGACCCAATCGAAGACACAGACAAGAAAACCCTGACCTACCTCAAATCTATCAGAAGAAAGACGGTCTCTCCAGACGGCTGCATCAGTCTGTTCCAGGCGATGGTGGAAATGAGAGACCACAAAGTCAAAGACGAGATCCAAGAATACCTGACGCTGACGGATCGTTCAAACACAGACCTGCCCCTGCTGcactgctctgctctggcctacatgctgcaggtgTCAAAGGACCACCTGGAGGTTCTGGACCTGAAGAGCTACAACACCTAA